One window of Streptococcus suis genomic DNA carries:
- a CDS encoding nucleoid-associated protein — protein sequence MDIFVKQAIIHQFSPDDTELVLADQLLTVSPKIEEYLRKKIERVFSDEAKTGQFDSENPFLENLSGNLMENSVKIANLWKEEFSISENLKTNDLIFVAFEKNGIEHFGFLRISLRENLAHVGSESDSPLKITQNNLPGPGSAPDEALIINLQTYKYHLIEKRIKHNGAFLNYFSDNLLQVTPAHSAKKSIKALEQTAQKIADSFHQGDFQFQSRVKSAIYNHLEEDNELSPEKLADQLFDNNLTARLNFVDQLKEVIPDKVSFDEIDASRQLKKFENQKLSLSNGIELIVPNSVYEDAESVEFIQNPNGTYSILIKNIEDIKSK from the coding sequence ATGGATATATTTGTAAAACAAGCAATCATACATCAATTTAGTCCTGACGATACAGAGCTGGTCCTTGCCGACCAGCTTTTGACTGTCAGTCCTAAAATAGAAGAATATTTACGCAAAAAAATTGAACGTGTATTTTCAGACGAGGCCAAAACTGGCCAATTTGATTCGGAAAATCCCTTCCTAGAAAATCTGTCAGGTAATCTGATGGAAAATTCGGTCAAAATTGCCAATCTCTGGAAGGAAGAGTTTTCAATTTCTGAAAACCTTAAGACCAATGACTTGATTTTTGTGGCTTTTGAGAAAAATGGAATTGAACATTTTGGATTTTTGCGGATTTCCCTGCGTGAAAACCTGGCCCACGTTGGCTCGGAAAGCGACAGCCCGTTGAAGATTACCCAGAACAATCTGCCTGGTCCAGGCTCCGCACCTGACGAAGCCCTCATCATCAACTTGCAGACCTACAAATACCACCTGATTGAGAAAAGAATCAAGCACAACGGAGCCTTTCTCAACTATTTTTCAGATAATCTTTTGCAAGTTACGCCAGCTCATTCTGCCAAAAAATCCATTAAGGCCCTTGAGCAGACCGCACAAAAAATTGCGGATAGTTTTCATCAGGGGGATTTCCAATTCCAGTCCAGGGTCAAGTCGGCTATCTATAATCATTTGGAAGAGGACAATGAGTTGTCGCCTGAGAAATTGGCCGACCAGCTTTTTGACAACAATCTCACAGCCCGCTTGAATTTTGTCGACCAGCTGAAGGAAGTCATCCCAGACAAGGTTTCCTTTGATGAGATTGATGCCAGCCGTCAGCTCAAAAAATTTGAAAATCAGAAATTGTCCCTATCAAATGGCATCGAGCTGATTGTACCGAATTCAGTATATGAGGATGCAGAGTCGGTGGAGTTCATCCAAAATCCTAACGGAACCTACTCCATTTTGATTAAAAACATCGAAGATATTAAGAGTAAATAA